The Camelus ferus isolate YT-003-E chromosome 34, BCGSAC_Cfer_1.0, whole genome shotgun sequence sequence TCGAGGCAGGATTGCCACAGGTCTTCAAAACGCCGTATCTagtcggggagggtatagctcagtggcagagcgcatgcttagcatgcatgaaatcctgggttcaatccccgtggcctccattcaaataaataaatacaccttattacctcccctacccactgttccccctccaaaaaaacgcAGTATCTGCAAAGTCCAATAAAGCCAAGCgcaataaaacaaggtgtgcCTGATTTAATGGCTCTTAGCCCAGAGCAGTGCTGGTTACCTGTCTTGTACAACCCCCCTGTTCGCCACGTCATAATCTAAATCTAGTTATCTGGTTGCCAACTGTGAATTCTCGGACCTCCACCTCGTGGTTCGGTGTATTTCTACAACGTTACGTCAGCAGACACCCCCAAGCCATTTTCCTTCCCCTCAAAGGCAGAAAAAGTAGCTTCACAAACGTAAATTAAAATCTCCACTGAGGCAGCGTGAGGCCTTCATCCACTCAACTCgcttcacccccccccccccccccgctcccaCAGAAAACCGCGAGCCTTTTCCCTCGCTAAAGCCCCAAGGGCAAGGGCTATGGGGCCCACCTACCCCTGTGCTCGCTTCAAGTAGTTGCTTGGCCTTCCTGTAACGCCGCGGAACTGCCGACACTCCAGACCCGGCTAccgtgggagggggtgggattAAGCCCCTAAAGCTCCCGCACCGCGTGGACGTCGCAACCACCACCGGCTGAGCCCCGCGCCCTCCCCGCAGGCGGGGTGCCACGTGGAACTGCTCTTCCTCCGCTACATCTCCGACTGGGACCTGGACCCCGGCCGGTGCTACCGCGTCACCTGGTTCACCTCGTGGAGCCCCTGCTACGACTGTGCGCGGCACGTGGCCGACTTTCTGAGAGGGTACCCCAACCTGAGTCTGAGGATCTTCACGGCCCGCCTCTACTTCTGCGACAAGGACCGCAAGGCGGAGCCCGAGGGGCTGCGGCGGCTGCACCGCGCGGGGGTCCAGATCGCCATCATGACCTTCAAAGGTGCGCGGGGAGGGGCCCTTCCGCCCGGCTCGGAAAAGCGGGGCTTGCGATTCAGACTGAGAAGAGTCagtggggggaggcagaggggagagtcCTAACTGAGTTCTAGTTCGCCTTTGGAGCCAAAACTTATCCACTAGAATCGGAGGAGATGAATCACTGGCTTTCTTGGACTCGAGGCCTTGGGGGCAATGAGAATTAAAAGGGGTCGGGGTAGGGacagttctttctttcctcttgatTTGAGATCTGAGCCATCTTCTACCCCTTTCcctgtcttttttaaagattatttttattgctggAATACTTTTGTGGCAAATCGTGAAAAAACTTTCAAAGCCTGGGAGGGGCTGCATGAAAATTCGGTTCGTCTGTCCAGACAGCTTCGACGCATCCTTTTGGTAAGTAAGGCCCTTCTTGGCTTATTTTCTTACTCTCTCTAAAGTCACCTTTTTCTGGAGCTactagtattttcttttcttatatttcctaCATTTTCGTGTGTGATTCATTCTCTCCTATTTTTCctctgataaaaatattttctcttcgtctttttgttgtcatttctccCACAATTGAGTTTAATCTTCTGTTGTTTTAGTTCAGAGCCCTCTGCTaagatttctttcccttctcttctttccccactCCTGACTCTTCTCGAGATCTGTCTCCCTCCTGGTAGaattccttcctgtcttcctacTTCCTGGCCCTCTCCCTCTCAACTTCCTTCCTTCGGGAAACATTACAGAACCATTCACTGTCTCTCCACAGCCCCTATATGAGGTGGACGACCTACGAGATGCATTTCGTACTTTGGGACTTTGATACCAAGCTCCAAGAACGTCACGTATCAAGAAATATCTCTGAAGATTGTGGGTAAAAGAACGATCCTTCaggaattctgtttttcttcaacTCTCACTCTGAGTTTAGGGGAGAAGTATTTATATATGACTTTAAAAAGATGTCtttaaaatagagaagaaacGCAGACCCATCAGGGTTAATGCCGCAACTGGTGCAGGCTTTAAAGGCAACACTGCCCCCTACTGGGAAACGACAGAACTGCAGGGCCTGGGAGCATCTTAACGTCAATATTGTTGACTtttgaaacaggaagaaagaagataaatgcTTAAAAGTATGGTGAGAGGATCAAATGTTTTATAACCAGTatcctttaatattttattctttctgagttTTCAGTGGTGTTATTAATaaatttttctactcttttccTTCGGGGTTCACTTTTTAAGTGAACAAACTTCTGTCAGGCTGTGATCTATAGAACTTCCTAATGAGATAATCTGCGTGATTGTACCAAACCATCTCTTCAAAGCATTAATATCCAAGCACGTGCTGTATGTACTCATTGTCTGAAGCatgtttttatgtttgtaaaaGAGGATTATTTTTCTTGGTATGGAATACACAGGGTCACAGGTTCTTGTATAATAACGGACCTTAAAATGAATCTGAGGGCTGTGAAGAAGACACTCTAAAAGTGAATTGATGCCCCAAGTAACAAATCTGCAAACAGATCCTTTTAAAGTCACAGCTTTGAAACCACACATTTCCCATGTAACTGGAGAATGCTTGGAAGGCAGTTGCTTGAATGTTGAGGAAAGGAAAATCTATTCTCTCTGGTGGATCTTTGAACCTCAGCGATGCCAACCAGGTCAAGGTTTTCCTCCTTTTGCATGTATATGTCGCTTCTCTCAAAGAAATGCTGACTATATAAGAGACAGTGACAAAAGAAAGTAATTAGGAGGGAAGGATGACAGAGCATTGCAAGGAAATAGTATTGTATCCAGTAAAACGGAGTGAGCCCACATGTCAAGATCATGCCTGTGTCCCTAACAACGCTCCTTGACTATGCGAAAACTACTCAGAAAAACCTGATCACTGTGCAGTGATTACTTAGCAACCCTTGCAatgcagagaaacagagccacagGGCAAGCTGAATGCATAATTGTACCTTCTTACCCTTATTGTACCTAGTTTGTgaaagagttaaatgtaaaatccttattcatgtattcattcttaTTGTATGTTATGCTATGTAATGTccaatatttttatcataatttttctgATATATTGAAATGGATTCCTAATGTCTTGTAAATGTATACCTTTAGAAATGATTCTACTAGCAAAATACATCATTCTAACATAGTCTAACATGGTAACAACATTGCTATGAAACCATTCTCCTGATTCTTAGTTAATTTTTCCCACTGCAAATTTGATTCTGTTTTACTTCCATCAactgaataaatgagaaataacttCAGAAATCTTGGAGATTAAAtgccaaatgaaaataattccaaaagtgattttttaaaagttaaattataaagTCAGTTTGATGGAATGGACTTCAGAGTCCTGTGCATCTGTGTTCAACTGACTTCTGACAAGGATGCCAGGAATATTCAGTGGGAGAAAGAACTCTTTTCAACAAAAggtgctgggacaactagatattcatatgcaaaagaTTGAACATGGACCTCTAccacatgcaaaaattaactcagtgtATCAAATATCTAAATCTAAGAACTTCCCTAATTAGTACCTGCTTCAGTCTGCTCTTTGAAAGTCAGGAAAAGCCTAGCAAATGACtgcctttttctacaaacaagaaacaggggtCCCAGAGGagcttttgtacccaggagggctcCTTTCagttcccccttttctttgatattcctTAATCCTGAGAGGAACGAGGGTGGGACACAAAGGGAATAAGCTTTGGAccgagaggttaatcataaactcggCAGGAGAACTTTCAAGGGGACTCGGTTTGAAAttcacaaaacaggaaaaaaaaatattagcaactaTTTTATCCAGTaagtctagtatccagaatatataaaagacTCTTACAACTcataaaaaaagacaacctaatgTAAGAGTGACCAAAAGACtcaaaaagacatttctccaaggaagatttACAAACGGCTATTTAGCATATGAAAAGCTCGAAGTCCTTAAGTCCTtagggacatgcaaatcaaagccacaataaggtatcacttaTACCTACTAAGGATGACcataaacacaaaaaaacaataacaactgttgttagtgagaatgtggaaagaTTAGAACATATATTGGCTGGTGGAAATGTAGAACGTGCAGCCGCTATGAAAAACAGTTTGTTTCTCCAAAGTTAACATGTAATTACTGGATGATACAGCAGTTACACGCTTTGTTCTCTCTCCAAAAGAATTAACAATCTATGTTCAAAcgaaaacttgtacatgaatattcttgcagcattatttgtttGTA is a genomic window containing:
- the AICDA gene encoding single-stranded DNA cytosine deaminase is translated as MDSLLMKQRKFLYHFKNVRWARGRHETYLCYVVKRRDSATSFSLDFGHLRNQAGCHVELLFLRYISDWDLDPGRCYRVTWFTSWSPCYDCARHVADFLRGYPNLSLRIFTARLYFCDKDRKAEPEGLRRLHRAGVQIAIMTFKDYFYCWNTFVANREKTFKAWEGLHENSVRLSRQLRRILLPLYEVDDLRDAFRTLGL